Proteins from one Planctomyces sp. SH-PL62 genomic window:
- a CDS encoding MFS transporter, translating into MNLSDFRRAGHAPTLFSAFLYFDVSFMVWLLPGALANSIVAEFGLSDAQKGLMVAVPLLGGAVLRLVLGLLADRIGARRTAMLGMASTAAPLLLGWLWADSYPRLLLVGLLLGVAGASFAAALPLASRWYPPRLQGLAMGIAGAGNSGTAIATFFGPRLAAVWGWRAVFGLALIPLLATFVLFALLAKDSPNQPTPRPLRAYLEVLRRGDAWWFCLLYSITFGGFVGLASFLNVFFLSQYGLSPVAAGGFATLCVIAGSALRPVGGHLADRLGGVRLLTALFLAAGGAMLGLATLPPLAAGTTLLFAAMAALGMGNGAVFQLVPQRFPREIGVTTGVVGAAGGLGGFFLPTMLGAMKQATGSYSGGFLAFALIGGLGGAAALAYASRGWRGIFIDEGGRAAEPSCVPLPVAAEATGAA; encoded by the coding sequence ATGAACCTGAGCGACTTCCGCCGCGCGGGCCACGCGCCCACCCTGTTCAGCGCGTTCCTCTACTTCGACGTCAGCTTCATGGTCTGGCTGCTGCCCGGCGCGCTGGCCAACTCGATCGTCGCGGAGTTCGGCCTGTCCGACGCCCAGAAGGGGCTGATGGTGGCGGTGCCGCTGCTGGGCGGGGCAGTGCTCCGCCTGGTCCTCGGGCTCCTGGCCGATCGGATCGGCGCCCGGCGGACCGCGATGCTCGGCATGGCCTCGACGGCCGCGCCCCTGCTGCTGGGCTGGCTCTGGGCCGACTCGTACCCGAGGCTGCTGCTCGTCGGGCTGCTGCTGGGCGTCGCGGGAGCGAGCTTCGCCGCCGCGCTGCCGCTGGCGAGCCGATGGTATCCGCCTCGGCTCCAGGGGCTGGCGATGGGGATCGCCGGCGCCGGCAACAGCGGCACGGCGATCGCCACCTTCTTCGGTCCCCGGCTGGCGGCGGTTTGGGGCTGGCGCGCCGTGTTCGGCCTGGCGCTCATCCCGCTGCTGGCGACTTTCGTCCTGTTCGCCCTGCTTGCCAAGGACAGCCCGAACCAGCCGACGCCCCGGCCGTTGCGGGCCTACCTCGAGGTGCTGCGGCGGGGCGACGCCTGGTGGTTCTGCCTGCTCTATTCGATCACCTTCGGCGGCTTCGTCGGGCTCGCCAGCTTCCTCAACGTGTTCTTCCTGAGCCAGTACGGCCTGTCGCCGGTGGCGGCGGGGGGCTTCGCGACGCTCTGCGTAATCGCGGGCTCCGCGCTCCGGCCGGTCGGGGGCCACCTGGCCGACCGACTCGGGGGCGTCCGTTTGCTGACGGCCCTCTTCCTCGCCGCAGGCGGGGCGATGCTGGGCCTGGCGACGCTGCCGCCGCTCGCCGCCGGGACGACGCTCCTGTTCGCGGCCATGGCGGCGCTCGGCATGGGCAACGGCGCGGTCTTCCAGCTCGTCCCTCAGCGATTCCCCAGAGAGATCGGCGTAACGACCGGCGTCGTCGGCGCCGCGGGTGGCCTGGGGGGCTTCTTCCTACCGACCATGCTGGGCGCCATGAAGCAGGCGACCGGCAGCTACAGCGGGGGCTTCCTCGCCTTCGCCCTGATCGGAGGCCTCGGCGGTGCCGCGGCGCTGGCCTACGCGAGCCGAGGCTGGCGCGGCATCTTCATCGACGAGGGCGGAAGGGCCGCGGAGCCCTCATGTGTCCCGCTTCCCGTCGCGGCCGAAGCCACCGGGGCCGCCTGA
- the nirB gene encoding nitrite reductase large subunit NirB has protein sequence MKYDKRKTVVVVGNGMVGHRFCERLVALDLERRYRIVTFCEEARPAYDRVNLSKFFDGRDADRLKIACRTWYAENAVDLHVGDRVAAVDRERRRVVSAKGVEVDYEALVFATGSAPFVPAVPGVDKKGIFVYRTIEDLEAILAYAPRAGSAAVIGGGLLGLEAAKAVRELGLETHVVEFAPRLMPRQIDAAGSKVLLEKIEAMNVRVHLGKSTREFLGNGKVEGLAFADGGELEVGMVVVSAGIRPRDELARACGLEIGPRGGVVVDDGMWTSDPEILAVGEVAVHRGTVYGLVAPGYEMADVAAANLTGSLRRFAGFDMSTKLKLMGVDVASFGDPFADADGARALTFEDPFRGVYKKLLFAPDGARLLGGVLVGDASDYGTLLSVFKSDGPLPVSPGDLLSTGRGPALGGAVDAQVCSCNNVGEGRVREAIRDQGLKTIAQVKECTLAGTGCGGCLPRVSELLKAELKAAGARVDDHLCEHFPHSRKELYQIALVRGIRTFEALIASYGRGLGCETCKPTVASILASLWNENVLDPAHATLQDTNDRFLGNIQRGGTYSVVPRVPGGEITPDQLIVLGRVAKTYGLYAKITGGQRVDLFGAPVHLLPDIWSELITAGFESGHAYGKSLRTVKSCVGSSWCRFGVQDSVGFAVRVELRYRGLRAPHKLKGAVSGCVRECAEAQGKDFGLIATEKGYNLYVGGNGGARPRHADLLASDLDEETALRYLDRFLMYYIRTADRLTRTSTWLENLEGGIDYLRDVIVDDRLGLAAELERQMQAHVDSYRCEWKAVVDDPEKRRFFKQFANTDDVEPGIEIVAERGQPRPADWPDDFVPVESLGASGAVGPDGGERSWVHVGTVADFPPDGGRAIKHGAAEIAVFRFASKGEWYACQNTCPHKREAVLSRGLLGDQQGVPKVACPLHKKTFSLESGACLSGDRFRVEVFPVRIDGDAVLVELPPAEDMGRLARLPQPCATACP, from the coding sequence ATGAAGTACGACAAGAGGAAGACCGTGGTGGTGGTCGGCAACGGCATGGTCGGCCACCGTTTCTGCGAACGGCTCGTGGCGCTCGACCTTGAGCGTCGCTACCGGATCGTGACGTTCTGCGAGGAGGCGCGACCGGCCTACGACCGCGTGAACCTGTCGAAGTTCTTCGACGGCCGCGACGCCGACCGCCTCAAGATCGCCTGCCGGACCTGGTACGCCGAGAACGCCGTGGACCTCCACGTCGGCGACCGCGTCGCGGCCGTCGACCGCGAGCGGCGGCGGGTCGTCTCCGCGAAGGGGGTCGAGGTCGACTACGAGGCGCTGGTATTCGCCACCGGCTCCGCGCCGTTCGTGCCGGCGGTCCCGGGCGTGGACAAGAAGGGGATTTTCGTCTACAGGACGATCGAGGACCTGGAGGCGATCCTGGCCTATGCGCCGCGGGCGGGCTCGGCTGCGGTGATCGGCGGCGGGCTGCTCGGCCTGGAGGCGGCGAAGGCGGTCCGGGAGCTGGGCCTGGAGACCCACGTCGTCGAGTTCGCGCCCCGGCTGATGCCCCGCCAGATCGACGCCGCGGGCTCGAAGGTCCTGCTCGAGAAGATCGAGGCGATGAACGTCCGCGTCCACCTCGGCAAGAGCACGCGAGAGTTCCTCGGCAACGGGAAGGTCGAGGGCCTGGCGTTCGCCGACGGCGGCGAGCTCGAGGTCGGCATGGTCGTCGTCTCGGCGGGCATCCGGCCCCGCGACGAGCTGGCCCGCGCCTGCGGCCTGGAGATCGGCCCGCGTGGCGGAGTCGTCGTGGACGACGGGATGTGGACGTCCGACCCGGAGATCCTCGCCGTCGGCGAGGTCGCCGTCCACCGGGGGACGGTCTACGGCCTCGTCGCCCCGGGCTACGAAATGGCCGACGTGGCCGCGGCGAACCTGACGGGCTCCCTGAGGCGGTTCGCCGGCTTCGACATGTCGACCAAGCTGAAGCTGATGGGGGTCGACGTCGCCAGCTTCGGCGACCCGTTCGCCGACGCCGACGGGGCCCGGGCGCTGACCTTCGAGGACCCGTTCCGGGGCGTCTACAAGAAGCTCCTCTTCGCCCCCGACGGCGCGCGGCTGCTCGGCGGCGTCCTCGTCGGCGACGCCTCGGACTATGGCACGCTCCTCTCGGTCTTCAAGAGCGACGGGCCGCTCCCCGTCTCCCCCGGCGACCTGCTCTCCACCGGCCGAGGCCCGGCGCTCGGGGGCGCGGTCGACGCCCAGGTCTGCTCGTGCAACAACGTCGGCGAGGGCCGGGTCCGCGAGGCGATCCGCGACCAGGGTCTCAAGACGATCGCCCAGGTGAAGGAGTGTACGCTCGCCGGGACCGGCTGCGGCGGTTGCCTGCCGCGCGTGTCCGAGCTGCTCAAGGCCGAGCTGAAGGCCGCCGGCGCCCGGGTCGACGACCACCTCTGCGAGCACTTCCCGCACAGTCGGAAGGAGCTGTACCAGATCGCCCTCGTCCGGGGGATTCGGACGTTCGAGGCCCTGATCGCCTCGTACGGCCGGGGGCTCGGCTGCGAGACCTGCAAGCCGACCGTCGCCTCGATCCTGGCGAGCCTCTGGAACGAGAACGTCCTCGACCCGGCCCACGCCACCTTGCAGGACACCAACGACCGCTTCCTCGGCAACATCCAGCGAGGCGGGACGTACTCCGTGGTCCCGCGCGTCCCCGGCGGCGAGATCACGCCGGACCAGTTGATCGTCCTGGGCCGCGTCGCCAAGACGTACGGCCTCTACGCGAAGATCACCGGCGGCCAGCGGGTCGACCTCTTCGGGGCGCCCGTGCACCTCCTGCCCGACATCTGGTCCGAGCTGATCACGGCCGGATTCGAGAGCGGCCACGCCTACGGCAAGTCGCTACGGACGGTCAAGAGCTGCGTGGGCTCGTCGTGGTGCCGCTTCGGCGTGCAGGACTCGGTCGGCTTCGCCGTCCGGGTGGAGCTGCGCTACCGGGGGCTGCGCGCCCCCCACAAGCTCAAGGGGGCCGTTTCGGGTTGCGTCCGCGAGTGCGCCGAGGCCCAGGGCAAGGACTTCGGCCTCATCGCCACCGAGAAGGGTTACAACCTCTACGTCGGCGGCAACGGCGGCGCCCGCCCCCGCCACGCCGACCTCCTGGCGTCGGACCTCGACGAGGAGACGGCCCTCCGCTACCTCGACCGCTTCTTGATGTACTACATCCGCACCGCCGACCGGCTGACCCGGACGTCCACCTGGCTGGAGAACCTGGAGGGGGGGATCGATTACCTCCGCGACGTGATCGTCGACGATCGGCTGGGCCTCGCGGCCGAGCTGGAGCGGCAGATGCAGGCGCACGTCGACTCGTATCGCTGCGAGTGGAAGGCCGTAGTCGACGACCCGGAAAAGCGGCGGTTCTTCAAGCAGTTCGCGAACACTGACGACGTGGAGCCGGGCATCGAGATCGTCGCCGAGCGGGGCCAGCCGCGGCCGGCCGACTGGCCGGACGACTTCGTCCCGGTCGAGAGCCTGGGCGCGTCGGGCGCGGTCGGCCCGGACGGGGGCGAGCGTTCCTGGGTCCACGTCGGGACGGTCGCCGACTTCCCGCCCGACGGCGGCCGTGCGATCAAGCACGGCGCGGCCGAGATCGCCGTCTTCCGGTTCGCCTCCAAGGGCGAATGGTATGCCTGCCAGAACACCTGCCCGCACAAGCGCGAGGCCGTCCTGTCGCGGGGCCTCCTCGGCGACCAGCAAGGCGTCCCGAAAGTCGCCTGCCCGCTGCACAAGAAGACGTTCTCCCTCGAATCGGGAGCGTGCCTGAGCGGCGACCGATTCCGGGTCGAGGTCTTCCCCGTCCGAATCGACGGCGACGCCGTGCTGGTCGAGCTGCCGCCCGCGGAGGACATGGGACGTCTCGCCCGACTGCCCCAACCGTGCGCCACGGCCTGCCCCTGA
- a CDS encoding molybdopterin oxidoreductase family protein: protein MTNGNGRDTMIDRLVGLARARDGRLTRELRREPGGFGLGQVPAARTPDATTGMVCGYCSTGCGLTVHLREGRAVNLSPTKDHPVNRGMACPKGWEALAVLDAPDRAVAPLLRGADGRLQDVGWDEAMSEMASRFRAIQAEHGPASVAFLSTGQIATEEMALLGAVAKFGMGMVHGDGNTRQCMASAVVAYKQAFGFDAPPYTYQDLEESDCIVLIGANPCIAHPVLWERATRNPHRPEILVIDPRRTETAMAATLHLPARPKSDLTLLYGLARLLIERGAVDRRFVEAHTRGFEEFAAFVAPYDPDRVARETGLEADAVRSAADRIAKAERASFWWTMGVNQSHQGVKTAQAAINLALLTGSIGRPGTGANSITGQCNAMGSRLYSNTTSLLGGREFADPAHRAEVAATLGIPVDRIPDRPSWSYDRILDGVRSGEIRGLWVVATNPAHSWIDQGRLRETLGELDFLVVQDMYSSTETAQLADLLLPAAGWGEKDGTFINSERRVGLIKKVARAPGLALADFHIFKLAAHYAGCGAMFEDWSSPEATFQILKRLSAGRPCDVTGIADYRAIDEAGGVQWPFPAEGADPSPQRRLFADGRFHHPDGRARFLFEEPRPSPEPTDDAFPFELLTGRGGAAQWHTQTRTAKSDVLRKLHPRDPYVEIHPTDAQRLGLTAGAWAVVESRRGEACVRVFATRRSHPAVCSCRCTTARRIG, encoded by the coding sequence ATGACGAACGGGAACGGGCGCGACACGATGATCGACCGGCTCGTCGGCCTGGCCCGGGCTCGGGACGGGCGACTGACCCGCGAACTGCGGCGGGAGCCCGGCGGGTTCGGGCTGGGGCAGGTGCCCGCCGCGAGGACGCCGGACGCGACGACCGGCATGGTGTGCGGCTACTGCTCGACCGGCTGCGGCCTGACGGTCCACCTGCGCGAGGGCCGGGCGGTGAACCTCAGCCCCACGAAGGACCACCCCGTCAATCGCGGCATGGCCTGCCCCAAGGGGTGGGAGGCGCTGGCCGTCCTCGACGCCCCCGACCGCGCCGTCGCACCTCTCCTGCGCGGGGCGGACGGGCGGCTGCAGGATGTCGGCTGGGACGAGGCCATGTCGGAGATGGCCTCGCGGTTCCGGGCGATCCAGGCGGAGCATGGGCCGGCCTCGGTGGCGTTCCTCAGCACCGGGCAGATCGCCACCGAGGAGATGGCGCTGCTGGGCGCGGTCGCGAAGTTCGGCATGGGGATGGTCCACGGCGACGGCAACACCCGCCAGTGCATGGCCTCGGCCGTCGTCGCGTACAAGCAGGCCTTCGGCTTCGACGCCCCGCCCTACACGTACCAGGACCTGGAGGAGTCGGACTGCATCGTCCTCATCGGGGCGAACCCTTGCATCGCCCATCCGGTGCTCTGGGAGCGGGCCACGCGGAACCCACACCGCCCCGAGATCCTCGTGATCGACCCTCGCCGGACGGAGACGGCGATGGCGGCGACGCTGCACCTGCCGGCGCGGCCGAAGTCCGACCTCACGCTCCTCTACGGGCTCGCCCGCCTGCTGATCGAGCGAGGCGCGGTCGACCGCCGGTTCGTCGAGGCGCACACCCGCGGCTTCGAGGAGTTCGCCGCGTTCGTGGCACCGTACGACCCGGACCGGGTGGCCCGTGAGACGGGTCTGGAAGCCGACGCCGTCCGATCCGCGGCCGACCGGATCGCGAAGGCGGAGCGGGCGTCGTTCTGGTGGACGATGGGCGTGAACCAGAGCCACCAGGGGGTGAAGACGGCGCAGGCGGCGATCAACCTGGCGCTCCTGACGGGGAGCATCGGCCGGCCCGGGACGGGCGCGAACTCGATCACCGGCCAGTGCAACGCCATGGGCTCGCGGCTTTATTCCAACACGACGTCGCTGCTGGGCGGGCGCGAATTCGCCGACCCCGCCCACCGCGCCGAGGTCGCCGCGACCCTCGGCATCCCCGTCGATCGCATCCCGGACCGGCCGAGCTGGTCGTACGACCGGATCCTCGACGGCGTCCGGTCGGGCGAGATCCGGGGCCTCTGGGTCGTCGCCACGAACCCCGCACACTCGTGGATCGATCAAGGTCGGCTGCGCGAGACTCTCGGCGAGCTGGACTTCCTGGTCGTGCAGGACATGTACAGCTCGACCGAGACCGCGCAGCTGGCCGACCTGCTCCTGCCGGCGGCGGGCTGGGGCGAGAAGGATGGGACGTTCATCAACTCGGAGCGCCGGGTCGGTCTCATCAAGAAGGTCGCCCGCGCGCCGGGCCTGGCGCTGGCCGATTTCCACATCTTCAAGCTCGCCGCGCACTACGCCGGCTGCGGGGCGATGTTCGAGGACTGGTCGTCGCCCGAGGCGACCTTCCAGATCCTCAAGCGGCTCTCCGCGGGGCGACCGTGCGACGTGACGGGGATCGCCGACTACCGCGCGATCGACGAGGCGGGGGGCGTCCAGTGGCCCTTCCCGGCCGAGGGCGCGGACCCGAGCCCGCAGCGGCGGCTGTTCGCCGACGGCCGATTCCACCACCCGGACGGCCGCGCCCGGTTCCTGTTCGAGGAGCCCCGGCCCTCACCCGAGCCGACCGACGACGCCTTCCCGTTCGAGCTGCTGACCGGCCGCGGCGGTGCGGCCCAGTGGCACACTCAGACGCGGACGGCCAAGTCGGACGTCCTCCGCAAGCTCCACCCGCGCGACCCGTACGTCGAGATCCACCCGACCGATGCGCAGAGGCTCGGCCTGACGGCCGGCGCGTGGGCCGTGGTCGAGTCGCGCCGGGGCGAGGCGTGCGTGCGGGTCTTCGCGACCCGACGGTCCCACCCGGCCGTCTGTTCCTGCCGATGCACGACGGCGCGACGAATCGGCTGA
- a CDS encoding DmsC/YnfH family molybdoenzyme membrane anchor subunit has product MRFVDEGTSLKLAERVDRSEAGVGGRRDDRLVDSLLAEQGDLSAVERFARLHRGPDEPVGERFYSALLPAGPPGPGQQLAFEVDLDRCSGCKACVSACHALNGLDEGETWRDVGLLVGGTAALPVIQHVTTACHHCLEPACLAACPVEAYEKEPITGIVRHLDDQCIGCQYCTLACPYDVPKYHADKGIVRKCDMCADRLKEGEAPACVQACPHEAIRIRVVDVADVRADSEAGAFLPGAFDPSYTRPTTRFTSLRPGLPGPAGGDPTAPEHGHSPLAVMLVLTQLAAGGFLVELAARLADPKDGLSGPALARLSLALGLVGLVASVLHLGRPLYAYRAVLGLRHSWLSREVATLGLFAKLATAYVAADWLAGDWMAARPEARLGLLAAVAAAGAAGVACSVMVYHAVRRPFWRASVSGWKFAGTAAVLGLASALACLGAGRAGWLPAPASGRDAAPFAALAVALGLVTAAKLRFEARDCDEAGEDGPLGRTARLLRGPMRRIVTLRRLLGIAGGVVLPAVAAAVVGREPHLAAQATTLAFATCLAGEILERHLFFTAVSRPTMPGGLPS; this is encoded by the coding sequence ATGCGCTTCGTCGATGAAGGTACGTCCCTGAAGCTCGCCGAGCGGGTCGACCGGTCCGAGGCCGGGGTCGGCGGGCGGCGGGACGACCGACTGGTCGACTCGCTCCTCGCCGAGCAGGGCGACCTGAGCGCCGTCGAGCGTTTCGCGAGGCTCCATCGCGGGCCGGACGAGCCAGTGGGGGAGCGGTTCTACTCGGCCCTGCTCCCGGCCGGGCCGCCGGGGCCGGGCCAGCAACTCGCGTTCGAGGTGGACCTCGATCGTTGCTCGGGCTGCAAGGCGTGCGTGTCGGCCTGCCACGCGCTCAACGGGTTGGACGAGGGAGAGACCTGGCGGGACGTCGGCCTGCTGGTCGGCGGGACGGCCGCGCTCCCGGTGATCCAGCACGTCACGACGGCCTGCCACCACTGCCTGGAGCCGGCCTGCCTGGCGGCGTGCCCGGTCGAGGCGTACGAAAAGGAGCCGATCACGGGCATCGTGCGGCACCTCGACGACCAGTGCATCGGCTGCCAGTACTGTACGCTCGCCTGCCCGTACGACGTGCCGAAATACCACGCGGACAAGGGCATCGTCCGCAAGTGCGACATGTGCGCCGACCGGCTGAAGGAGGGAGAGGCCCCGGCTTGCGTCCAGGCCTGCCCCCACGAGGCGATCCGCATCCGGGTCGTGGACGTCGCGGACGTCCGGGCGGACTCCGAGGCGGGCGCGTTCTTGCCCGGGGCGTTCGACCCGTCGTACACCCGGCCGACGACCCGCTTCACGTCGCTCCGGCCCGGCCTGCCGGGGCCGGCGGGGGGCGACCCGACGGCCCCGGAGCACGGGCACTCGCCGCTGGCGGTGATGCTCGTTCTGACGCAGCTCGCCGCGGGCGGGTTCCTCGTCGAGTTGGCCGCGCGGCTGGCCGACCCGAAGGACGGCCTCTCCGGCCCGGCCCTGGCGCGACTCTCCCTCGCGCTGGGGCTGGTCGGGCTGGTCGCGAGCGTGCTCCACCTGGGCCGGCCCCTGTATGCTTACCGGGCGGTGCTCGGGCTGCGGCACTCGTGGCTCAGCCGCGAGGTGGCGACCCTCGGCCTGTTCGCGAAGCTCGCGACGGCCTACGTCGCGGCCGACTGGCTCGCGGGGGACTGGATGGCCGCCCGCCCGGAAGCGAGGCTGGGCCTGCTGGCGGCCGTCGCGGCGGCGGGGGCGGCGGGGGTGGCTTGCTCGGTGATGGTCTACCACGCGGTCCGTCGGCCGTTCTGGCGGGCGTCGGTCTCGGGGTGGAAGTTCGCGGGGACGGCGGCCGTGCTCGGGCTGGCCTCGGCGCTGGCGTGCCTGGGGGCCGGTCGGGCCGGTTGGCTCCCGGCCCCGGCGAGCGGCCGAGACGCGGCCCCGTTCGCGGCCCTCGCCGTCGCGCTCGGGCTGGTCACGGCGGCCAAGCTGCGGTTCGAGGCGCGCGACTGCGACGAGGCGGGCGAGGACGGCCCACTCGGCCGGACCGCCCGGCTGCTCCGCGGACCGATGCGACGGATCGTCACGCTCCGACGGCTCCTTGGGATCGCCGGCGGCGTCGTCCTCCCCGCGGTGGCGGCGGCCGTGGTCGGTCGGGAACCGCACCTGGCCGCCCAGGCGACGACCCTGGCGTTCGCGACTTGCCTCGCCGGCGAGATTCTCGAACGCCACCTGTTCTTCACCGCGGTCTCTCGTCCCACGATGCCGGGAGGGCTGCCGTCATGA
- a CDS encoding response regulator transcription factor, with translation MRDSLRWLLKTVGLRALTYASAEEFARGYAEDGPTCLVLDVRMPGTGGLDLFEDLSARGLEIPVLFITAHADVPMAVRAMKSGAAEFLEKPFNGQVLLEKIQRALRDDGARLERRSATEAVRARLGSLTTKECEVLAMIRDGRPNKEIARLLEITPRAVELRRASLMRKLGVGSLPDLLRIAIGLEAASESRPADPPSRSA, from the coding sequence ATGCGAGACTCGCTGCGTTGGCTGCTGAAGACGGTCGGCCTCCGGGCCTTGACCTATGCGTCGGCCGAGGAGTTCGCCCGCGGCTACGCCGAGGACGGCCCCACCTGCCTGGTGCTGGACGTCCGCATGCCGGGGACGGGCGGGCTCGATCTGTTCGAGGACCTCTCCGCGCGCGGTCTGGAGATCCCTGTGCTGTTCATCACAGCCCACGCCGACGTACCGATGGCGGTCCGGGCGATGAAGTCGGGCGCGGCCGAGTTCCTTGAGAAGCCGTTCAACGGCCAGGTGCTCCTGGAGAAGATCCAGCGCGCCCTCCGCGACGACGGAGCCCGCCTTGAGCGACGATCCGCGACCGAAGCGGTCCGGGCGCGGCTCGGCTCCCTGACCACCAAAGAATGCGAAGTCCTGGCGATGATCCGGGACGGTCGGCCGAACAAGGAGATCGCCAGGCTCCTGGAGATCACCCCCCGGGCCGTCGAGCTCCGCCGCGCCAGCCTGATGCGCAAGCTCGGCGTCGGCTCGCTCCCCGACCTGCTCCGGATCGCGATCGGCCTGGAGGCCGCATCCGAAAGCCGCCCTGCGGACCCGCCCTCCCGATCGGCCTGA
- a CDS encoding ATP-binding protein yields MPSEDVAKILGNKYRLALAVVGFLVFGNQALVQPSLVRLSTDATLINSAGRQRMLSQRLAKAALAADRGDERAGAASDEMRQVLASWSTAHKGLLDDEAGDGEDRLVRDGLAALEPHFTAIQDAAKRLVGPEAAVPRDAAARRVDLAVILDHEAEYLRGMDHVVGLYEAEARGRVERFRRIGWALAGLTVGGLVAIGRFILRPAVGLIRSQLDEQGRARDELEARVRERTCELEAARERHGELLARLSHADRTSAAGEMASALAHELNQPLGAVSNYAEGCLAALAAPNPAVDEIREALRRLQAAAMRAGRIIEQVRRFVTRQGPRREPFEANALVDDAREILGGAIQRTGVALRLELAPELPCLLGDPVQIQQVLVNLARNALDSLALSQPSTPTLVMWTKSSDEGGVEFGVRDNGEGISPDRLPVIFDAYFSTRANSMGMGLAICRTIVEAHQGRIFVESVPGGETTFRVRLPAAPPDHERADGSHRG; encoded by the coding sequence ATGCCGAGCGAAGACGTCGCGAAGATCCTGGGGAACAAGTATCGCCTCGCGCTGGCGGTCGTCGGCTTCCTGGTCTTCGGCAATCAGGCGTTGGTCCAGCCCTCCCTGGTGCGGCTGTCGACCGACGCGACGTTGATCAACTCGGCCGGCCGCCAGCGGATGCTCAGCCAGCGGCTGGCGAAGGCTGCCCTCGCAGCCGACCGCGGCGACGAGCGGGCGGGCGCGGCGAGCGACGAGATGAGGCAGGTCCTCGCCTCGTGGTCGACCGCGCACAAGGGGTTGCTCGACGACGAGGCGGGGGACGGGGAGGATCGGCTTGTACGGGACGGCCTGGCCGCGTTGGAGCCGCATTTCACCGCGATCCAGGACGCCGCGAAGCGCCTGGTCGGACCCGAGGCGGCCGTTCCGCGCGACGCCGCAGCGAGGCGTGTGGACCTGGCCGTCATCCTCGACCACGAGGCGGAATACCTCCGGGGCATGGACCACGTCGTCGGGCTCTACGAAGCCGAGGCGCGGGGGCGGGTCGAGCGGTTTCGTCGAATCGGCTGGGCGCTCGCCGGCTTGACCGTGGGGGGCCTCGTCGCCATCGGCCGTTTCATCCTCCGCCCGGCGGTCGGGCTGATCCGCAGCCAGCTCGACGAGCAGGGACGGGCGCGCGACGAGTTGGAGGCCCGGGTCCGCGAGCGCACCTGCGAGTTGGAGGCGGCAAGGGAGAGGCACGGGGAGCTTCTCGCGCGGCTCAGCCACGCCGATCGGACGAGCGCGGCTGGGGAGATGGCGTCGGCGCTGGCCCACGAGCTGAATCAGCCGCTCGGGGCCGTCTCCAACTACGCCGAGGGCTGCCTGGCCGCCCTGGCCGCCCCGAACCCGGCCGTCGACGAGATCCGCGAGGCGCTCCGGCGCCTCCAGGCCGCCGCGATGCGCGCCGGCCGGATCATCGAACAGGTGCGGCGGTTCGTCACGCGGCAGGGGCCGAGGCGTGAGCCCTTCGAGGCGAACGCGCTCGTCGACGACGCGAGGGAGATCCTGGGGGGCGCGATCCAGCGGACCGGCGTCGCCCTCCGCCTGGAGCTGGCACCCGAATTGCCCTGTCTTCTTGGCGATCCGGTACAGATCCAGCAGGTGTTGGTCAACCTCGCCCGCAACGCCCTGGACTCGCTCGCCCTGTCGCAACCCTCGACCCCCACGCTCGTTATGTGGACGAAGTCGTCCGATGAGGGGGGGGTCGAATTCGGTGTTCGCGACAACGGGGAGGGCATCTCGCCCGACCGGCTGCCCGTGATTTTTGATGCCTATTTCAGCACTCGTGCCAATAGCATGGGCATGGGACTGGCGATCTGTCGCACGATTGTGGAGGCCCACCAGGGGCGGATTTTCGTCGAGTCGGTGCCGGGAGGAGAGACGACCTTCCGGGTCCGGCTGCCGGCCGCCCCGCCCGATCATGAGCGAGCCGACGGTTCACATCGTGGATGA
- a CDS encoding transposase, with protein sequence MPRLGGASGPEASGGRSREKSRRASEQDRPEPTAERAAWRDEFAGVDPARPVFIDETGASTAMDRTHGRAPGGVRVGGPAPHGRWKVVALAEAVRPGGVGALDGATDSAAFETYVERRPAPTPRPGDVVILDDWPCRKTAEAARPIAAAGAEPRFLPPYGPDLNPIERMSSKLKAWLR encoded by the coding sequence GTGCCGCGTCTCGGCGGTGCATCGGGCCCTGAAGCGTCCGGGGGCCGCTCGCGAGAAAAGTCGCGGCGGGCGTCCGAGCAGGACCGTCCCGAGCCGACGGCCGAGCGGGCCGCCTGGCGCGACGAGTTCGCGGGGGTCGATCCGGCTCGGCCGGTCTTCATCGACGAGACGGGCGCGAGCACGGCCATGGACCGGACGCACGGCCGAGCCCCCGGCGGCGTGCGGGTCGGCGGCCCGGCGCCGCACGGCCGCTGGAAGGTCGTCGCGCTCGCGGAGGCCGTCCGCCCGGGCGGCGTGGGGGCCTTGGACGGGGCGACCGACTCGGCCGCGTTCGAGACCTACGTCGAGCGACGCCCGGCCCCGACGCCGAGGCCCGGCGACGTCGTGATCCTCGACGACTGGCCGTGCCGCAAGACGGCCGAGGCCGCCCGACCGATCGCCGCGGCCGGGGCCGAACCGCGCTTCCTGCCGCCGTACGGCCCCGACCTGAATCCGATCGAGCGGATGTCCTCCAAGCTCAAGGCCTGGCTGCGGTAG